Proteins encoded by one window of Pan troglodytes isolate AG18354 chromosome 16, NHGRI_mPanTro3-v2.0_pri, whole genome shotgun sequence:
- the KBTBD13 gene encoding kelch repeat and BTB domain-containing protein 13 has translation MARGPQTLVQVWVGGQLFQADRALLVEHCGFFRGLFRSGMRETRAAEVRLGVLSAGGFRATLQVLRGDRPALAAEDELLQAVECAAFLQAPALARFLEHNLRSDNCALLCDAAAAFGLRDVFHSAALFICDGERELAAELALPEARAYVAALRPSSYAAVSTHTPAPGFLEDASRTLCYLDEEEDAWRTLAALPLEASTLLAGVATLGNKLYIVGGVRGASKEVVELGFCYDPDGGTWHEFPSPHQPRYDTALAGFDGRLYAIGGEFQRTPISSVERYDPAAGCWSFVADLPQPAAGVPCAQACGRLFVCLWRPADTTAVVEYAVRTDAWLPVAELRRPQSYGHCMVAHRDSLYVVRNGPSDDFLHCAIDCLNLATGQWTALPGQFVNSKGALFTAVVRGDTVYTVNRMFTLLYAIEGGTWRLLREKAGFPRPGSLQTFLLRLPPGAPGPVASTTAEL, from the coding sequence ATGGCACGGGGTCCGCAGACCCTGGTGCAGGTGTGGGTGGGCGGCCAGCTCTTCCAAGCTGACCGCGCCCTGCTGGTGGAGCACTGTGGCTTCTTCCGCGGCCTCTTCCGCTCCGGCATGCGGGAGACCCGCGCGGCAGAGGTGCGCCTGGGCGTTCTGAGCGCGGGAGGCTTCCGCGCCACGCTGCAGGTGCTGCGCGGCGACCGGCCGGCGCTGGCGGCGGAGGACGAGCTGCTGCAGGCCGTGGAGTGCGCCGCCTTCCTGCAGGCGCCGGCGCTGGCTCGCTTTCTGGAGCACAACCTCAGGTCGGACAACTGCGCATTGCTGTGCGACGCGGCCGCCGCCTTCGGCCTGCGCGACGTGTTCCACAGTGCCGCGCTCTTCATCTGCGACGGCGAGCGCGAGCTGGCGGCCGAACTGGCGCTGCCTGAGGCCCGCGCCTACGTGGCGGCCCTGCGGCCCAGCAGCTACGCGGCCGTGAGCACGCACACGCCCGCGCCCGGCTTCCTGGAGGACGCCTCGCGCACGCTGTGTTACCTGGACGAGGAAGAGGACGCGTGGCGCACGCTGGCTGCGCTGCCCCTGGAGGCCAGCACGTTGCTGGCCGGGGTGGCCACGCTGGGCAACAAGCTTTACATCGTGGGGGGCGTGCGCGGCGCCAGCAAGGAGGTGGTAGAGCTGGGCTTCTGCTACGACCCCGACGGCGGCACGTGGCACGAGTTCCCCAGCCCGCACCAGCCGCGCTATGACACAGCGCTGGCCGGCTTCGACGGCCGCCTCTACGCCATCGGCGGCGAGTTCCAGAGGACGCCCATCAGCTCCGTGGAGCGCTACGACCCAGCCGCGGGCTGCTGGAGTTTCGTGGCCGACCTGCCGCAGCCGGCCGCCGGCGTGCCCTGCGCCCAGGCTTGTGGCCGTCTCTTCGTGTGCCTGTGGCGGCCGGCCGACACCACCGCCGTGGTGGAGTACGCAGTGCGGACCGACGCGTGGCTGCCAGTGGCCGAGCTGCGGCGTCCGCAGAGCTATGGCCACTGCATGGTGGCCCACCGCGACAGCCTCTATGTGGTGCGCAACGGACCTTCCGACGACTTCCTGCACTGCGCCATCGACTGTCTCAACCTGGCCACGGGCCAGTGGACGGCGCTGCCCGGCCAGTTCGTCAACAGCAAGGGAGCGCTCTTCACGGCCGTGGTGCGCGGCGACACCGTCTATACGGTCAACCGCATGTTCACGCTGCTCTACGCCATCGAGGGCGGCACCTGGCGGCTGCTCAGGGAGAAAGCCGGCTTCCCGCGGCCCGGCTCCTTGCAGACCTTTCTCCTAAGGCTGCCTCCTGGCGCTCCTGGGCCTGTGGCTTCGACAACGGCAGAACTGTGA